CTGCGCAACAAGGCAACGACCGCGGGCAATCTGCTCCAGCGCACGCGCTGCCCCTATTTCTACGATACCAATCAGGCGTGCAACAAGCGCAAGCCGGGGTCGGGCTGTGCGGCGATCGGCGGCTATAGCCGGCAGTTGGGCGTAATCGGCACAAGCGACGCCTGCATCGCGACCTATCCCGGCGACATGGCGGTCGCGATGCGGGTGCTCGATGCGACGATCGAGACGGTGCGCAGCGACGGCACCACGCGAGACATTCCGATCGCCGATTTCCATGTCTTGCCCGCAGCGACGCCGCATATCGAGACTGTGCTCGCCCCGGGTGAGCTCATCACTGCGGTGACCCTGCCGCGGCCGATCGGCGGCACGCACGTCTATCGCAAGGTTCGCGACCGCGCATCCTATGCCTTCGCGCTGGTCTCGGTAGCGGCCGTCATCAACAAGGATGGCAGCGGTCGCGTCGCGGTTGGCGGTGTAGCGCCCATGCCCTGGCGGGTCGCGGCGGCCGAGGCGCAGCTGCAGCGTGGCGCCAAGACGGTGACGGGCAGCTTGCTGGCAGGCGCCAGACCGCG
This sequence is a window from Sphingomonas ginsenosidivorax. Protein-coding genes within it:
- a CDS encoding FAD binding domain-containing protein → MKPFTYERAKTPAAAAAAVARNPGAKFIAGGTNLLDLMKLQIEAPQYLVDVQDLKLDRIERTGDGLRIGALVTNTALASDPIVRRDYGVLSRAIVAGASGQLRNKATTAGNLLQRTRCPYFYDTNQACNKRKPGSGCAAIGGYSRQLGVIGTSDACIATYPGDMAVAMRVLDATIETVRSDGTTRDIPIADFHVLPAATPHIETVLAPGELITAVTLPRPIGGTHVYRKVRDRASYAFALVSVAAVINKDGSGRVAVGGVAPMPWRVAAAEAQLQRGAKTVTGSLLAGARPRPDNAFKITLVERALGAVLADAKIGDAA